The Aspergillus oryzae RIB40 DNA, chromosome 5 genome segment TAAGGGCAACATTTTCGACGCTCGTAGCATCAGGCTCGGGATTGACAGGCACAGCTAGAACGTGCTGAGTGCCAAACATGTAAAGCGCGAATACCAGGAGGGACTTAGTAAGCTGCATTCTGGGGGGAATCTTTGACCGGATCTAACTGAGTGTAGCAGTTTGAATAGGCTCTAATCGACAGCCCCAGGGCAATCCCTCCTCTTTTATCGCCCAAGATGATGAAATACATCTCATACAGCCGCACCGCTTTACAGCTCCCAGCTACCGAGAATCAATAGCGCACTGGGGGCTGGAATTACGTGGAGGCAAGTGACACCCCCAAGGGGCTGAATGTAACGTGAGCTTGATTGTGAGTGGAGTGAATCTCGTCGTCGATGCAAGGCTCGTCAGCTCAATCAGTTTGGTCAGGTCGTAAGCGACGGAGTCTCGGGCAATCGGCCATATCAGTGGTTGGAGTGGGTGCTacacagaaaaagcaaccatTTTATGTAGAACAGAACCAATCAGATGGAAGAGTGGCGTGGTGAAATGCAGCTTTGGCACACTCAGCTGGTGTTCCTCCAGGTTGATCACATAATTCTGTGTCTGACATGCAGGTACTTTCGACATGgcccccttttcctcttgcagTGAACAATAGGTCTTTTCGATTAGGGCTACATCTTGACACATGGGCTGACTAACCCACGCGTGGGGTTTAGAAAGCGGGGGATCTGGCCTGGcaatatttctttcttttcaactcGCCTGCCTACTTCACTCTCACCCAGacactttctttttcctacGAATAAAACGTCTTTGAATATTGGAAAAGAACGCCTAGTTTGCCATGTCTGCCGTTCTACTGTTCTGCACTTCAAAAGTCCGCGCGGGCGTTCGTACTCCCATACAAGATTCCGAGACCAGTTACTAAATATTTCCAGGTAATCAACCGACTGATGAATGAATGTGCTATACCTGACAACACGTTCAACTTCTTTAGTCTAGTCCGCACCCCAGACCAGGAAGCCTTAGACGAATGGAATACTCAAACCCCCGTCCAAGACTTCGACACCGGCTTTGAAGGGAAAAGCGACGCCGAGCTGCGCAGATTCTTCCAAGACCGCCTCGATAAGCACACTGATACCCAGACAACGAGTATTTCTGACTCATGGCTTGCGGTGCTGGACGATAAATCGCCCTCAGAGAACGCAGTGGTCCTACACTATACATACGACAAATCGAGCTGGGGACCAGGCCCGATTCCTGGGCCGGCGGAGGTAATGGATGATGTGATctggtggaagtggagggtGCCATTCAAGTCAGCCTGGACATTCTGGAATGCGATTGGAAGCGCTGGGGCCGATGCCATTGAAATCTATTCAAGGCCCGAGTATACCAGCTCGGATGGTGTTCTACAGACAGAGATTCCAGAGAAGATCATTAATGGGGAGATTGAGGATCCACATGCTTAGCGGCTTCTCTCCATACACCTTGTTATCTTCTCCTGTATCGCAACCGGCGGCACTTCAGGTTATATATGCTTGGATTGTAGTGAAGCCAATGAACTTGTTTATATGAATGTTACGTGAGCTGAACTCTCATATGCAATGGGGCCTGCTGTATTTCCActttctttattttcaacttttttttttttctttctttttttttttttttttttggatatTTATGTGGAAGCTATTGTAGGGAAAGTTATTGTAACAAGCATATGATCCTACAAGTACAAAAGCATGAACTGGGGGTCAATTGAAGTATACCGCAACATAGTTTCTACTTGTCTGTCGCACTTCATTGCAACTTCATAaccttctacttcttcggAGGAGTCTTATGTGGaattattctattttataaGGCCTTCGAAAGAAATGTATCCTCATAAATCCGGAGCAGCTGGAGAATCAGGAGACATTTTGAAAGAATGTAATGGACTTGTGCTCTGAATTCGTCCGTAAACCCATCTGAGCCCATCCGTGAGTGTAACCAGCTTGCGTTCAAGGCTATATTGCTATCTGGCTGGCGTACGCAGCTGTCCTAATACTCTCGATAGGGGAGCTGATTATACCAAAGCTACAAGGAGCCGCTGCCTCTATCTCGAAGCAGTTCttaggagaaaaaaaaaaaagtacacTCAGGGGCCGGTAGGGTCACTGGGACTAGAGGTGTGTATTAACTATTCTTCGAAAAGTAAATATCTAAGGCGGATAAAAGGACTTCAGACACCACAGAGGACGAAATGGAGTAATTTATTGGCCAGCCGAAGAAAGATACGCCTATCAATGACTACTACCGATCGAGCTAGGACGGGAACACTAGTAGTCATGGCTGTGCTAGCAATTCCATTGCGAAGATCCACTTTGTCTTGGATATCCTGTTGAATGTTGGCCGTCAGATCCGCCGAGGCCGACAGGCCTTAGCCAGAAATTGCCGTAAGAATGCTTAACACATACCCTTGTACTTAGCACAGCACTTTATCATAGCGTTGCATCTGCTAGTGCACAACCAACCTCTTATCTATTACCATGTCTCCCCcgtcctttctctttcctgaCACCCTCACGAGTCTCAAGTATGCACGAAGAAACATCCCCGCTGCTAGGCAGCCCTCAACTACGAGCGTCGGGATGGACACCGTCGTTCTTAACATACCTCGTCATTTGCAACTTCCTCCTGGCGGGCTCTGGCGCCTTTATCAGCCTACCCCTGATACGACTAATTGAAGACAACCTCTGTCGGCGATACATCCAACAAGGCTCTTCTCTTGACGAAAGTCTCTGCAAGACTGATCAGATCCAGTCCGAATTAGCCTATCTTAACGGGTCACTCCTCTTAGTAGAGGCCATTGTCGGTAAGTACTGGTTTGTTCACCTATATCCTTAGAGACTGACCGAGGACACAGGTCTGATTGTTGCATTTCCATTCGGAGTCCTGGCTGACAGGTgtgctcttctccaaccttgAAGAACAACGGCGGTATAGTAAATCATATAGAATCGGTCGTAAACCAATTATTCTCCTTTCCACGGTAGGATCGCAGCTTGCGATGGCCTGGGAGCTTGCCGTCATTGCTCTACAAGGCACCATATCAGTAAAACTGATCTTGGCCGGTCCCCTGTTCAATGTGGTTGGCGGTGGAAGTACAGTCCAAGTGGCCAGTTTGTACTCTATTGCTTCAGACTTGGTGCCTGAAACAGACAGGTATCTCTTCAAGCCATAATTCTCCACGACAAATCTACAATACCTAACCCAATCACCATTAGAGCGGCggcgttcttcttgatggtgttggcAAGTTTAGCCGGCGCTTCCGTCGGCCCAGCTATTTCCTCCAAGCTTATGGAGATCTTCTCACCCTGGATCCCAgccatccttggcttcttcaCTCTACCAATCGGCCTAAGCGTATTGATCTTCATCCCGGAGTCCTTCCCTCCCTTAAAGCGGGATGGGTTCCCTGAAAACGACGACCAGCCTGACTCGGAGGAGCAACCACAATGCAGCAACTCCTTTAAATCACACCTAGCTCAGTCCCTGCACCTTCTCAAATCCTCCTTCGCAACGCTGAAGTCCACCTCGATCATCGTTGTCCTCGCCACCTTCCTCACACGTATGCCCGAGCATCTCGCCACGTCGCAGTTCTTCGCCCAGTATATAAGCAAACGCTTCGACTGGCCCCTTGCCAAAACAGGCTACCTCCTCACCATCCGTGGCATCATACACCTGGTGGTCCTGTCTCTAGCCCTTCCTTGGCTATCGAAGCTGCTCCTGCGAAAGCAGCGCCCGGCGAGTAAGGATCTCACTCTTGCGCGGTTCTCGGCTGCCCTCGCCGCCGTCGGAGCGCTCGGCATGGCTGCGTCGCAGATTAGACTTGTATTGTCCGGACTGGTGCTGCAGAGCTTGGGGGCTGGTTTGGGCCCCCTGTGCCGCTCATTGGCTATCAGCCATGTGGCACCACAGGACACATCCAAGTTGAACACGTTAATAGGGATCGTGGAAACGATCAGTATGCTGTTTGCGGGGCCGGCGCTGGCGTGGCTGTTTGAAATGGGTATGAAGCTGGGTGGACTTTCTCTTGGACTGCCCTATTTTGCTCTGGCGGGGtcgtttcttctttgcttggtgGGGTTGCTTTTTGTTCGTGCCCCTACCGAACAGGAGACTGATCTTCTGGGAGGAGATCTGGAAGGGGATTACTGAGTGGAACATCGATGTACAATATATAAGGACAACCAAGCTTTCTTGGTTAACTTTAGAAACTCGTTATGCATGCTACAAAAGCTTTTAGAGTGGCAGATGAGGCTCGATTAAAATAGCTATAGGATTAATTAATCTCCGAATGTCAATTCGTTTTATTGTAGACTACATTCTCAATGCCACTCAGAGACTTCTTTCATCTGAGTGTAACCTAAGCAACTCTAACACACATATATTATAGAATACTCTTCAACTAAACATTGAATATTAAAGTACTTGCAACCTCTACTTCAGTCTGATAAGATATAGATCTCAGATTGTCTGGAAAATAGCATTAAGTCTAATCCAGTCACAGTTAGTATCACATAATCACGGTAGAGAGCTCCGGAGAGACCCGACGGGTTTAGAGATTAGGTCAAGCTCACTAGCGTGAGAGGCGTCGGAGTTAAAGACCAGTACGGGGTCTGATACGTGCAGGCCCCGGTCGTAGCATAACTGCTAGTGTCAACTAGTGCGCATGGACAGACACTGGTTCAGATTCCAAAGTACTATCGTTCACGCACCACATGGTCGATAAGCAATGCTAATGAACAGGGATGTCATGTAACCCTTCGATGTAACTCTGGAGGGATGCTCATTGTTTATAAGTATGGTTATAGCTACTAGTGTCTTTCCCCCCGGCACTAATGAGCCCACTACTGATAAGCCCCTTCCATCGCGCCAATGTATGAAATATGCTCTAGCTATAAAGCCTGTGCCTATAACTGGACAATTTAATTTGGCCCAGCAGCCTTTCTGGTTGACAAATTGTGCTGGCAAATTGTGTAGTGCCGCACTTCACAACCTCAAAACCTTAGAAGACAGGACAAACCCAGTCTCTAATCCTGAGAGTTCGAGGCCCATTCATAATCTATAAATTGAAGAGGGTAATCGATAGGCCAACAGGCTTGTCGACTGGGGCAATCATgtcgtcctcatccaacACAGACCGCTGCGGTGACGACTCATTTGGCCCTTTCGTTACAACGCTCTGTCGCGGAGGATTTGACTTCACCGTCCTTTTTGAAGCAAGCATTTTGACTATCGGTCCGGCTGCCTGCTTCTTGCTGTTGGTGCCATTCCGTCTATTCAGCTATCCAGACAATCTCCAAAAGTACTTTCCTCTGCAAGGCGTGTGGTGACAATCGTATGTGTTTCATTTTATTTCCCCATCTCCATATAAAAGAACGAGGTTTTGAGAGGTTTCAAACAGGTTCTAGCCGTATTTTTGGTGGTAGTACAGATCGCCCTGGTTGCCCTTAGTACAATTGGGCGCGAGTCACTTGCCGGCGCCATTATCGAGCTCATAGCGGCGCTTGCCCTCGTCATTCTCATTGACCTGGAGCACGTCCGCTCCATTCGGCCTTCCTTCCTTGTCTCTTCCTACTTGTTTACCACGCTACTTTTTGACCTTGTACGTGTACGCACCACTTGGTTGACATCAGATAGTCCAGCCTATGCAGCCTGCCTTTCTTCGTCTATTGCCATTAAGTTACTTCTCTTACTTCTGG includes the following:
- a CDS encoding uncharacterized protein (predicted protein) — encoded protein: MLNTYPSLYHSVASASAQPTSYLLPCLPRPFSFLTPSRVSSMHEETSPLLGSPQLRASGWTPSFLTYLVICNFLLAGSGAFISLPLIRLIEDNLCRRYIQQGSSLDESLCKTDQIQSELAYLNGSLLLVEAIVGLIVAFPFGVLADRIAACDGLGACRHCSTRHHISKTDLGRSPVQCGWRWKYSPSGQFVLYCFRLAIILHDKSTIPNPITIRAAAFFLMVLASLAGASVGPAISSKLMEIFSPWIPAILGFFTLPIGLSVLIFIPESFPPLKRDGFPENDDQPDSEEQPQCSNSFKSHLAQSLHLLKSSFATLKSTSIIVVLATFLTRMPEHLATSQFFAQYISKRFDWPLAKTGYLLTIRGIIHLVVLSLALPWLSKLLLRKQRPASKDLTLARFSAALAAVGALGMAASQIRLVLSGLVLQSLGAGLGPLCRSLAISHVAPQDTSKLNTLIGIVETISMLFAGPALAWLFEMGMKLGGLSLGLPYFALAGSFLLCLVGLLFVRAPTEQETDLLGGDLEGDY